One region of Phaeocystidibacter marisrubri genomic DNA includes:
- the hemE gene encoding uroporphyrinogen decarboxylase: MALQNDLLLRALRGEELSRPPVWMMRQAGRYLPDFMKLKEKYPFFERIGNPEMATEITLQPVDQVGVDAAILFSDILVIPQAMGIEVQMIPGKGPYLPNPIREEKDFLRLVKPDVEESLGYVYEAIKLTKQALNNRVPLIGFAGSPWTILCYMVEGQGSKEFSTAKSFCFHRPDLAHKLLDAITDATIAYLKGKIRAGVDVIQLFDSWGGMLGQADYSEFSLPYLDKITKALKDEVPVVLFGKGCWYALGDLAKTGASALGVDWTVTPQQARQFAGENITLQGNFDPSRLLSPIPVIEKMVKEMIDGFGTQRYIANLGHGILPTIPVDHAIAFVNAVKNYEK, encoded by the coding sequence ATGGCTCTTCAAAATGATCTTTTGCTTCGTGCATTGCGCGGAGAGGAACTTTCTCGTCCACCTGTATGGATGATGCGTCAAGCTGGTAGATACTTGCCAGACTTTATGAAGTTGAAAGAGAAATATCCATTCTTTGAACGAATTGGGAACCCAGAAATGGCCACCGAAATCACCCTTCAACCCGTAGATCAGGTAGGTGTAGATGCGGCGATTCTCTTCTCTGACATCTTGGTAATTCCTCAGGCCATGGGCATCGAAGTTCAGATGATCCCAGGCAAAGGGCCCTACCTTCCCAATCCTATTCGCGAAGAAAAAGACTTTCTTCGTCTCGTAAAGCCAGACGTTGAAGAGAGCTTGGGTTATGTTTATGAAGCCATCAAGCTAACCAAACAAGCGCTGAACAACCGCGTTCCGCTCATTGGTTTTGCAGGATCTCCATGGACCATCCTTTGTTACATGGTAGAAGGACAAGGTTCGAAAGAATTTTCAACGGCCAAGAGTTTCTGCTTCCATCGTCCTGATTTAGCACATAAACTTCTCGATGCCATTACAGATGCGACCATCGCTTACCTCAAAGGAAAAATTCGCGCTGGTGTGGATGTGATTCAGCTTTTCGACTCTTGGGGTGGTATGCTCGGTCAGGCTGATTACTCGGAATTCTCCCTTCCTTACCTCGATAAAATCACAAAGGCATTGAAAGATGAAGTTCCAGTCGTACTCTTCGGCAAAGGCTGTTGGTATGCACTGGGCGACTTGGCTAAAACAGGCGCATCAGCACTAGGTGTAGACTGGACCGTAACGCCACAGCAGGCACGTCAATTTGCGGGTGAAAACATCACCCTTCAAGGCAACTTTGACCCAAGCCGACTTCTAAGTCCTATCCCTGTCATCGAAAAGATGGTGAAGGAAATGATTGATGGTTTTGGAACCCAGCGATACATCGCAAACTTGGGACATGGTATTCTTCCTACCATTCCGGTAGACCACGCTATAGCCTTTGTAAACGCAGTAAAGAATTACGAGAAGTAA
- the hemA gene encoding glutamyl-tRNA reductase, which translates to MKRTTDHFEEMTVFGVSYRTANVHQRQAYSLSEVEQASLLSELTEQTDFKGFIISTCNRTEIIGLTHQPESVLALYLDHTNGNAEEFADLGYSLRGMDALSHLFKVSVGMESQIPGDFEIIMQVRKGFRWAHKANAVNGYLEKIINHVIHASKRVKSETGYSTGATSVSYAAARYLKDEFEDLSDVKITLYGLGKFGRITLDHLLGLTAPKNITLVNRSDEKAEKYANESGAVYCPHESLQSAIDQTDILIVATGADRPILTVNELDRPKLTTVIDMAVPSNVATEVGDLPQLRLLDVDELSQMTRNALQKRLDELPAVEAIVAEEIDELMDWHTMRGHAPQIETAIDFILSKGTELLDLVSEAYETAMMPTSEEAFLKQKMQRYFCYHIRRGQSVEFIRTDLSSRLSVTSSK; encoded by the coding sequence TTGAAAAGGACCACAGACCATTTTGAGGAAATGACCGTGTTCGGTGTAAGTTACCGGACAGCCAACGTTCACCAACGTCAAGCCTACAGCTTGAGTGAGGTAGAGCAAGCCTCCTTGTTGTCCGAACTCACTGAACAAACCGATTTCAAAGGCTTCATCATTTCTACCTGCAACCGCACAGAAATCATCGGCCTGACTCATCAACCGGAGTCTGTTCTCGCCCTTTATCTAGATCACACCAATGGCAATGCCGAAGAGTTTGCGGATTTAGGGTACTCGCTTCGAGGGATGGATGCACTTTCACATCTCTTCAAAGTAAGTGTGGGGATGGAAAGTCAAATCCCGGGTGATTTTGAAATCATAATGCAGGTTCGCAAAGGCTTCCGTTGGGCTCACAAGGCAAATGCCGTAAATGGTTACCTCGAAAAAATCATCAATCACGTTATCCATGCTAGCAAGCGCGTGAAATCTGAAACAGGCTACTCCACTGGAGCAACTTCTGTTTCCTACGCTGCTGCGCGTTATTTGAAGGATGAATTCGAAGATTTGTCGGATGTAAAAATCACGCTTTATGGCTTGGGTAAATTTGGTCGAATTACACTTGATCACCTCTTGGGCCTTACTGCTCCAAAAAACATCACCTTGGTGAACCGTTCGGACGAAAAAGCGGAAAAATACGCTAACGAGTCTGGCGCCGTCTACTGTCCACACGAGAGCCTACAATCTGCCATCGACCAAACCGACATCTTGATTGTGGCGACAGGTGCAGATCGACCGATTCTTACCGTAAACGAACTCGACCGTCCTAAGCTCACCACAGTGATTGACATGGCTGTTCCTTCGAACGTAGCCACTGAAGTTGGAGATTTACCTCAGCTTCGTCTTCTAGATGTGGATGAGCTATCACAGATGACGCGCAATGCACTTCAGAAACGATTGGATGAACTTCCTGCTGTGGAAGCCATAGTTGCTGAAGAAATTGACGAATTAATGGATTGGCACACCATGCGTGGACACGCTCCACAAATTGAAACCGCCATCGATTTCATCCTTTCTAAGGGAACTGAACTTCTCGACCTGGTGTCGGAAGCCTATGAAACCGCTATGATGCCCACTTCTGAAGAGGCATTCCTCAAACAAAAAATGCAACGTTACTTCTGCTACCACATTCGTAGAGGACAAAGCGTAGAATTCATTCGAACCGACTTATCTTCGAGGTTGTCGGTAACAAGTTCAAAATGA
- a CDS encoding uroporphyrinogen-III synthase, with product MSANQQRILFTKPLSEHRKALLEQMVEVTEVKALEPVLLPISELPEPKEWIIVTSPNALESIRILLEQGWGKNSKWATVGFRSQEKIAEFGITTTIKANHGKDLVSKLPESGSAQYLCGKDRTPAVENYLSSNDWDFETIETYWTQATHPHVNFNNFDAVCFFSPRNVTSVLRHNEWPTSGTDALAIGPTTAEALIKQGITPLVVPETPDVLLLTQHYLELKAHGSSK from the coding sequence ATGAGCGCCAATCAACAACGTATTCTCTTTACAAAGCCCCTAAGTGAACACCGCAAGGCTTTGCTGGAACAGATGGTAGAAGTAACAGAAGTGAAAGCTCTTGAGCCCGTACTACTTCCCATCAGTGAACTTCCAGAACCCAAAGAGTGGATTATCGTGACCAGTCCAAATGCACTCGAAAGCATTCGTATCCTGCTTGAACAAGGATGGGGTAAGAACTCTAAATGGGCAACGGTTGGCTTTCGATCTCAAGAAAAGATTGCCGAATTCGGTATCACAACAACGATCAAAGCGAACCATGGAAAAGACTTGGTGAGCAAGCTTCCAGAATCGGGCAGTGCACAGTACTTATGTGGAAAAGACCGGACTCCAGCAGTTGAGAATTACCTCTCGTCCAATGACTGGGATTTCGAAACCATAGAAACGTACTGGACACAGGCCACTCACCCACATGTGAATTTCAACAACTTTGACGCGGTCTGCTTTTTTAGTCCGCGCAATGTAACCTCCGTCCTTCGTCACAACGAATGGCCAACATCGGGCACCGACGCACTAGCGATTGGCCCAACCACAGCCGAAGCATTGATAAAACAAGGCATCACTCCATTGGTTGTACCAGAAACACCCGATGTACTCTTATTGACACAACACTATTTAGAATTAAAAGCTCATGGCTCTTCAAAATGA
- a CDS encoding ZIP family metal transporter, producing the protein MNSSWLIAALLAWVGGLGIPMGGFLNSSISAVLKKNRTVFNHFMTALGGGALLSAVALVLVPDGMEKQNDYVGVSTFVLGGFLFLLLDRRMARSKGGGPQVVAMVSDFIPEAIALGAVFLQSVEQAYLLAGIMMIQNIPEGYNAFDEFPSEGSKKRRNKHTLKVFIAISILGPICAMVGALALAEHESLLGALMTTSAGGITYLIFRDIAPAANLRNNFYPSFGSILGFAVGLLGWSLVH; encoded by the coding sequence ATGAATTCATCATGGCTAATTGCTGCACTACTGGCTTGGGTAGGAGGATTGGGAATCCCAATGGGTGGGTTTCTCAATTCTTCTATTTCTGCAGTACTGAAGAAAAACAGAACCGTCTTTAATCACTTCATGACCGCCCTAGGTGGAGGAGCACTTCTTTCAGCTGTGGCTTTGGTCTTAGTGCCCGACGGGATGGAAAAACAGAACGATTACGTCGGAGTTTCAACCTTCGTACTCGGTGGATTCCTCTTCCTTCTGCTCGATCGCCGAATGGCACGTTCCAAAGGCGGCGGCCCCCAAGTGGTAGCCATGGTAAGTGACTTCATCCCCGAAGCGATAGCACTTGGCGCTGTCTTTTTGCAATCGGTTGAACAGGCGTATCTGCTAGCAGGCATTATGATGATTCAGAACATTCCAGAAGGATATAACGCATTTGACGAATTCCCGAGCGAAGGCTCCAAAAAACGACGAAATAAACACACCCTAAAAGTCTTCATAGCCATTAGCATCCTTGGACCGATTTGCGCCATGGTAGGTGCGCTTGCCTTAGCAGAGCACGAATCGCTTTTAGGCGCCCTGATGACCACCTCTGCCGGCGGGATCACCTACTTAATTTTCCGAGATATTGCGCCTGCTGCTAACCTGAGAAACAACTTCTACCCTTCTTTCGGCAGTATTCTAGGTTTTGCTGTTGGCCTATTGGGATGGAGTTTAGTTCATTAG
- the hemC gene encoding hydroxymethylbilane synthase has translation MSNSPIRIGTRDSKLAMWQAHTVARLLRVQNIEVEIIPVKSQGDIDTTRPLHELGTTGVFTKVLDDALFNNEIDIAVHSLKDYPTQPPAGIVLSAHLEREDPMDLFIPKGDTSFLNDRESVSTIGTGSIRRVAQWLHHFPNHTTENLRGNVQTRLIKLKESNWSGIIMASAGLRRMELVPENAVALDWMIPAPAQGVVGITHREGDVIALDACKLLDVELSRITSTVERQFLRTLEGGCSAPIGALARVSGQKIFFVGTLHSLDGKSEVKVEDSANLEDWPTLGEKFALRAKQNGGDAILSTLK, from the coding sequence ATGAGCAACTCCCCAATTCGGATTGGCACAAGAGACAGCAAGCTTGCCATGTGGCAAGCACACACCGTAGCTCGTCTTCTTCGTGTTCAAAATATAGAGGTCGAAATTATCCCTGTGAAGTCACAAGGCGATATTGATACCACCCGCCCGCTTCACGAGCTAGGCACTACAGGCGTTTTTACGAAAGTTTTAGACGATGCCCTTTTCAATAATGAAATTGACATCGCCGTTCACTCGCTTAAGGACTACCCTACTCAGCCACCTGCGGGCATTGTGCTTTCGGCACATTTAGAAAGAGAAGACCCCATGGATCTCTTCATTCCAAAAGGCGACACTTCTTTTTTGAATGACAGAGAAAGTGTTTCTACCATCGGCACTGGGAGCATTCGCAGAGTAGCGCAATGGCTACATCACTTTCCAAACCACACCACGGAGAATTTGAGAGGAAACGTACAAACGCGTTTGATCAAACTCAAAGAAAGCAATTGGAGTGGGATAATTATGGCATCTGCGGGATTGCGAAGAATGGAGTTAGTTCCAGAAAATGCTGTGGCATTGGATTGGATGATTCCAGCACCCGCACAGGGCGTAGTGGGAATTACTCACAGAGAAGGCGATGTAATTGCACTCGATGCTTGTAAACTTCTCGACGTAGAACTCTCCCGAATTACAAGCACCGTAGAACGACAGTTCCTTCGCACCTTAGAAGGAGGATGTTCAGCTCCGATTGGAGCACTTGCGCGAGTATCAGGACAAAAAATATTCTTTGTTGGAACCCTTCACTCCTTAGATGGCAAATCTGAAGTGAAGGTGGAAGACTCTGCTAATCTTGAAGATTGGCCAACGCTCGGCGAAAAATTCGCTCTGCGTGCAAAGCAAAATGGCGGAGATGCCATTCTAAGCACATTGAAATGA
- a CDS encoding helix-turn-helix transcriptional regulator, with the protein MKVGATEFKSTEDPENIAERSRELIRVSEGITLVKIENDGSEPFVIQRDMPKSVIQFYFALEGQSTFKFGPTYQLQLQEGKNFFFYNPEKELPVNITVNPGAKHVFLFLTIDRVHELFVEDAAELPFLSSENINRKFYDERQIASQTIVVLNQLFNTHLSPQAQKLFYKGKVYELLSFYFSAREVDTVSCPFLNDEDNVRKIKLAKEFLMKNMANPPSIKDLAREVGLNEYRLKVGFKEVYGNTVYGYLLDHKMDHSRSLLDSGKYKVNEVAYALGYTNPSHFITAFKKKFGITPKKYLSNE; encoded by the coding sequence ATGAAAGTAGGTGCCACTGAATTCAAAAGTACGGAGGATCCAGAAAATATCGCTGAACGAAGTAGAGAACTCATTCGCGTATCGGAGGGGATAACCTTGGTGAAGATTGAGAATGACGGGAGTGAACCCTTTGTGATTCAGAGGGATATGCCCAAAAGTGTCATTCAATTCTATTTTGCATTGGAGGGTCAAAGTACGTTCAAGTTTGGTCCTACATATCAACTACAACTCCAAGAGGGGAAGAACTTTTTCTTCTACAATCCGGAGAAGGAATTGCCAGTGAATATCACTGTTAACCCGGGCGCAAAGCACGTGTTCCTCTTCCTTACGATAGATCGTGTGCATGAGTTGTTTGTGGAAGACGCCGCAGAGCTACCTTTTTTGTCGAGCGAGAATATCAATCGCAAGTTTTACGACGAAAGGCAGATTGCATCTCAAACCATAGTGGTTCTAAATCAGTTGTTTAACACACATCTGTCTCCGCAAGCTCAAAAACTTTTCTACAAGGGGAAAGTGTATGAACTTTTGAGTTTTTACTTCAGTGCCCGAGAAGTAGATACGGTGAGCTGTCCTTTTTTGAATGATGAGGACAATGTTCGCAAGATCAAATTGGCAAAAGAGTTCTTGATGAAGAACATGGCCAATCCACCGAGCATTAAAGACCTTGCTAGAGAAGTGGGCTTGAATGAGTACCGACTCAAGGTGGGCTTCAAGGAAGTGTATGGAAATACGGTATATGGTTACTTGCTCGATCACAAGATGGATCATTCGAGATCTCTCTTAGATTCGGGAAAATACAAAGTGAATGAAGTGGCGTATGCCTTGGGGTACACCAACCCGAGCCATTTCATCACCGCTTTTAAAAAGAAATTTGGCATAACACCTAAAAAATACTTGTCTAACGAATGA
- a CDS encoding DUF2306 domain-containing protein has protein sequence METLKTSLLTIHIISGTLALIAGTMAAFARKRRGLHSTLGTLFTKTMYAVGFTGLPMAFFMHSYFLLGLSVFTLFMVYTGSRAFVGIKKDNRIILSIIGFIAALSLIAIGALALRNSNMMGIASLVFGGILFSMSLREWATGRGKIAHNPLVVHINHMGGSLIAAYTAFFTIGAQRMFDAMSLDVSQISIVFWMLPTIVGSIFLTIANLRIRKP, from the coding sequence ATGGAAACTCTAAAAACCAGTCTTTTAACCATTCATATCATATCTGGAACCCTGGCATTAATTGCCGGAACGATGGCTGCATTTGCCAGAAAGAGAAGAGGACTTCATTCCACTTTGGGAACCCTATTCACCAAGACCATGTACGCTGTAGGATTCACAGGATTGCCCATGGCTTTCTTCATGCACTCGTACTTTCTCCTCGGCCTGTCGGTATTTACTCTATTCATGGTTTACACAGGCAGCAGGGCCTTTGTAGGAATCAAAAAAGACAATCGCATAATTCTGTCTATTATCGGATTCATTGCCGCACTTTCACTTATAGCGATTGGCGCGCTAGCCCTGCGAAATTCCAACATGATGGGCATTGCCTCCCTTGTCTTTGGCGGAATTCTCTTCTCCATGAGTCTGCGTGAATGGGCCACTGGAAGGGGGAAAATAGCACACAATCCACTCGTTGTTCACATCAACCATATGGGAGGTTCACTCATCGCGGCTTACACCGCCTTCTTCACCATTGGCGCTCAAAGGATGTTTGATGCCATGAGCTTAGATGTCTCTCAGATCAGCATTGTTTTTTGGATGCTGCCAACCATTGTAGGTAGCATCTTTCTCACTATAGCAAATTTGAGAATTCGAAAACCCTGA
- a CDS encoding pyridoxal-dependent decarboxylase: MTTRLNRHWKKLTHEEISDRVFGALEKNIDYRSRKALGVPASHLDEKVFYNNPMMLKDAPYLSTLLQNPNHIGCHTLGDSEPFFAGTQAIEKELVELCAEDILLGEKDAQDGYIAAGGTEANIQAIWIFRNYFMSELNLPVEKVALLFSEDSHYSMFKAANLLQMPHYVASVVDSDRTIDREALEATIHRMKEDGIEAVAVVANMMTTMFGSADHPDIYTDALKKANMPYKLHLDGAYGGFVFPFVSKDQKWSFANPEVSSITLDAHKMVQAPYGTGIYLARKGLIPYATTGEAQYVAGLDATLSGSRSGANAISVWMILQTYGPNGWFEKIHLLSFRADWLSKELDALNIDYYRYPGSNIVTMRAGQFPEELVDKYGLVPDSHEGSAKWYKVVIMDHVNVDDMVPFVNDLKELLKA; the protein is encoded by the coding sequence ATGACGACCCGTTTGAATCGCCACTGGAAGAAACTCACTCACGAAGAAATCTCAGATCGCGTGTTTGGGGCTTTGGAAAAGAACATAGACTACAGAAGTCGCAAAGCACTTGGCGTTCCGGCATCACACCTAGACGAAAAGGTGTTTTACAACAACCCTATGATGTTGAAGGACGCACCTTACTTATCTACCCTTCTACAGAATCCAAATCACATTGGTTGTCATACCCTAGGCGATTCCGAGCCTTTCTTTGCAGGAACACAAGCCATCGAAAAAGAACTGGTTGAACTCTGTGCTGAAGACATCCTTCTAGGAGAAAAAGATGCACAAGATGGATACATTGCGGCAGGAGGAACGGAAGCGAACATTCAAGCCATTTGGATTTTCCGCAATTACTTCATGAGCGAGCTCAATCTTCCCGTTGAAAAAGTTGCTCTGCTCTTTAGTGAAGATTCGCATTATTCCATGTTCAAAGCGGCCAACTTACTTCAAATGCCGCACTATGTAGCTTCTGTGGTAGATTCAGATCGAACCATTGACCGAGAGGCTTTGGAGGCTACCATTCATCGAATGAAAGAAGACGGAATTGAAGCCGTTGCAGTGGTTGCGAACATGATGACAACCATGTTTGGCTCTGCCGACCATCCCGATATTTATACGGATGCCTTGAAAAAGGCGAACATGCCTTACAAGCTTCACCTCGACGGAGCCTATGGTGGATTTGTATTCCCCTTTGTTTCAAAAGATCAAAAATGGTCTTTTGCCAACCCGGAGGTAAGCAGCATTACTTTGGACGCTCATAAAATGGTGCAAGCACCCTATGGAACGGGAATTTATTTGGCTAGAAAAGGCCTTATCCCTTATGCAACCACCGGAGAAGCGCAATACGTAGCGGGTTTGGATGCTACCCTAAGCGGATCTCGTTCTGGGGCCAACGCCATCAGTGTTTGGATGATTCTTCAAACCTATGGCCCCAACGGCTGGTTTGAAAAAATCCACCTGCTTTCATTCAGAGCCGACTGGTTAAGCAAAGAACTCGACGCACTGAATATAGATTATTACCGTTACCCGGGTAGCAATATTGTAACCATGCGAGCTGGACAATTTCCAGAGGAATTGGTGGACAAATATGGACTTGTTCCCGATTCTCACGAGGGGTCCGCTAAATGGTACAAAGTTGTCATTATGGACCACGTAAATGTGGATGATATGGTACCTTTCGTAAATGATCTTAAAGAATTGCTCAAAGCTTAA
- the hemH gene encoding ferrochelatase — translation MKTAALLVNLGSPDSTEVKDVKKYLDEFLMDKRVIDYPFLFRALLVRGIILNTRPKKSAEAYKSIWWDEGSPLIVLTKRLQKKVQNGTSLPVEIAMRYGNPSIASSLKKLMERNSDLKKVYVLPLYPHYAMSSFETVVEKVKEEAAVICPGVELDFQDPFYNDEDYINILAESIRPSLQEPFNKVLFSYHGVPERHILKGDVTGCHCLKTENCCSTPSPAHAQCYRHQCFETTRLVAEKLGLTTDQYSVSFQSRLGRDPWLTPFTDATLEEYGKSGMEKLIVVCPAFVSDCLETLEEIQVEGAEEFIAAGGKSIDVVDCLNDRDDWSALLSKWIEERA, via the coding sequence ATGAAGACAGCAGCCTTACTCGTAAACCTAGGATCTCCGGATTCTACGGAAGTGAAAGACGTAAAGAAGTATTTGGATGAATTCCTGATGGATAAACGCGTGATCGATTATCCATTCTTGTTCCGAGCGCTATTGGTTCGAGGCATCATCTTGAACACACGTCCAAAGAAATCGGCGGAAGCGTATAAGTCCATTTGGTGGGATGAAGGTTCGCCTTTAATTGTATTGACGAAGCGCCTTCAAAAGAAGGTGCAGAATGGGACTTCATTACCCGTGGAAATTGCCATGCGTTACGGGAATCCATCCATTGCTTCTTCCTTAAAGAAGTTGATGGAGAGAAATAGTGACTTGAAGAAGGTGTATGTTTTGCCGCTGTACCCGCACTACGCCATGTCGAGTTTTGAAACGGTGGTTGAAAAGGTTAAGGAGGAAGCAGCTGTGATTTGTCCAGGTGTTGAGCTGGATTTTCAAGATCCTTTTTACAACGATGAAGACTATATCAATATCCTAGCGGAGTCTATTCGTCCATCATTGCAGGAGCCTTTCAACAAGGTGCTATTCAGTTACCACGGGGTTCCTGAGCGTCACATTTTAAAGGGGGATGTGACGGGCTGTCATTGCTTGAAGACAGAGAATTGTTGCAGTACACCTTCGCCTGCTCATGCGCAGTGTTATCGTCACCAGTGTTTTGAAACTACACGTTTGGTGGCTGAGAAACTCGGACTCACAACGGATCAGTACAGTGTGAGTTTTCAGAGTAGACTGGGCAGAGACCCATGGCTCACACCGTTTACGGATGCAACGCTGGAAGAGTATGGCAAATCTGGAATGGAGAAACTCATTGTGGTTTGCCCAGCGTTTGTGTCTGATTGCCTTGAGACGCTAGAAGAAATTCAGGTAGAAGGGGCCGAAGAGTTCATTGCTGCAGGAGGGAAATCAATCGATGTTGTCGACTGTTTGAACGATCGCGATGATTGGTCGGCCTTGCTGAGCAAGTGGATTGAGGAACGCGCCTAA
- the hemF gene encoding oxygen-dependent coproporphyrinogen oxidase gives MKERFAQLVRDIQDEICNALENLDGGAKFEEDLWERPGGGGGRTRVIRDGKVFEKGGVNTSEVYGELPEIMQKRLGVEGAEFYATGVSLVIHPVNPMVPTVHLNYRYFEMYNEDGSVKDAWFGGGADLTPYYLFEDDCVHFHQMHKDACDSIDANFYPRFKQQCDDYFVNTHRNENRGIGGIFYDYMRVDEKHSAEDYYSLASACGKAFLNAYLPIVEKRMELPYSEENTFWQEIRRGRYVEFNLVHDRGTTFGLKTNGRTESILMSLPARARWEYDYHPKPGTPEAEMVAALQPRNWLNL, from the coding sequence ATGAAAGAGCGTTTCGCACAACTTGTCAGAGATATTCAAGATGAGATTTGCAACGCCCTCGAGAATCTCGATGGGGGTGCAAAATTCGAAGAAGACCTTTGGGAACGACCTGGAGGAGGAGGCGGTAGGACCCGTGTTATCCGCGATGGCAAAGTGTTCGAAAAAGGAGGTGTCAACACCTCTGAAGTATATGGTGAGTTGCCCGAGATCATGCAAAAAAGATTGGGTGTAGAAGGTGCTGAATTTTATGCCACTGGAGTTTCATTGGTGATTCACCCCGTCAACCCTATGGTGCCCACCGTTCATCTCAACTATCGTTATTTTGAGATGTACAACGAGGATGGGTCCGTGAAAGATGCATGGTTTGGTGGCGGTGCTGATCTCACTCCTTACTATCTCTTTGAAGATGATTGTGTTCACTTTCATCAAATGCACAAAGACGCATGCGATAGCATTGACGCCAACTTCTACCCGCGCTTCAAGCAACAATGTGACGATTACTTTGTCAACACGCATAGGAATGAAAATCGCGGTATTGGCGGTATCTTCTACGATTATATGCGTGTGGATGAAAAACACTCGGCAGAAGACTACTACTCCTTAGCTTCCGCCTGTGGCAAGGCCTTTCTCAACGCCTATTTACCAATTGTAGAAAAGCGAATGGAATTGCCCTATTCCGAAGAAAATACCTTTTGGCAAGAAATCCGCCGAGGCCGTTATGTTGAGTTCAATTTGGTACACGATAGAGGCACCACCTTCGGACTCAAAACGAACGGAAGAACAGAAAGTATATTGATGAGTCTTCCAGCTCGTGCTCGTTGGGAATACGACTACCACCCTAAGCCCGGCACACCCGAGGCAGAAATGGTAGCTGCACTCCAACCACGCAACTGGTTAAATCTATAA
- a CDS encoding YgaP family membrane protein, which produces MKSNMSNIDRLIRLIAAVAMAYAVFTNAVTGTLSIVFLILAAVFALTALVKFCPLYLPFGIHTNKRKKAA; this is translated from the coding sequence ATGAAATCTAACATGTCCAATATCGATCGATTGATCCGCTTGATTGCGGCAGTCGCAATGGCATACGCCGTATTCACTAACGCCGTAACTGGCACATTGTCTATTGTGTTCTTGATACTTGCCGCGGTGTTTGCACTCACAGCACTGGTTAAATTCTGTCCGCTTTATTTGCCGTTCGGAATTCACACCAACAAGAGAAAGAAAGCCGCTTAA
- the hemB gene encoding porphobilinogen synthase: MIVRPRILRASGAVRELVQETRIHVSDFMVPLFIVEGTGIKEPIASMPGYYRYSLDLLVDEIREISDLGLKSVLLFVKVEDALKDNAGTEALNPNGLMQRAIRTVKDVNPELLVLTDVALDPYSSYGHDGIVENGQIINDPTVEVLAQMAVSHIKAGADWVAPSDMMDGRIGAIRLAFEEAGYTNAGIMAYSAKYASCFYGPFRDALDSAPGFGDKKTYQMNPANIREGLKEAILDMEEGADMLMVKPAISYLDVIKTLKEELLLPVSAYHVSGEYAMIKAAAERGWLNEEQAVIESMLGLKRAGADIIATYFAKDVARLIEKYKL, encoded by the coding sequence ATGATCGTACGTCCTAGAATTCTTCGTGCATCTGGAGCCGTACGTGAGTTGGTTCAAGAGACACGAATTCACGTATCAGACTTCATGGTTCCTCTTTTCATTGTAGAAGGAACCGGGATTAAAGAACCCATCGCCTCCATGCCTGGGTACTATCGCTACAGCCTAGATCTGTTGGTCGATGAAATCCGTGAGATTTCAGATCTCGGCTTGAAAAGCGTACTCCTTTTTGTGAAGGTGGAAGACGCCCTCAAAGACAATGCTGGGACGGAAGCCTTGAACCCAAATGGATTAATGCAACGCGCCATTCGAACAGTGAAGGACGTCAATCCAGAATTGCTGGTTCTTACGGATGTTGCTTTAGATCCATACTCCAGCTACGGCCACGACGGCATTGTAGAAAACGGCCAAATCATCAATGATCCTACGGTAGAAGTTCTCGCCCAAATGGCCGTAAGTCATATCAAGGCTGGTGCCGATTGGGTAGCTCCAAGTGATATGATGGATGGCAGAATTGGGGCAATCCGACTCGCTTTTGAAGAAGCCGGATACACCAATGCTGGAATCATGGCCTATAGCGCCAAATACGCATCCTGTTTCTACGGCCCATTCCGTGACGCTCTCGACAGCGCACCAGGTTTTGGCGACAAGAAGACCTATCAGATGAACCCTGCAAATATTCGCGAGGGATTGAAAGAGGCTATCTTAGATATGGAAGAGGGCGCTGATATGCTGATGGTGAAACCCGCCATTTCTTATCTAGATGTCATCAAGACCCTTAAAGAAGAACTGCTGTTGCCCGTGAGTGCCTATCACGTAAGTGGTGAATACGCCATGATAAAAGCCGCGGCAGAAAGAGGATGGCTAAACGAAGAACAAGCTGTCAT